A region from the Aliarcobacter thereius LMG 24486 genome encodes:
- the ychF gene encoding redox-regulated ATPase YchF, translating to MGLGVGIVGLPNVGKSTTFNALTKAQNAQAENYPFCTIEPNKAIVPVPDVRLDELAKIVNPDKIQHSTIDFVDIAGLVRGASKGEGLGNQFLSNIREVEVILHMVRCFEDGNITHVEGDVNPLRDIEIIETELIYADISQLEKKIERLKKQAKGSKEAASQLVIAEELYSHIGELQPVKTFEKLEDEAFVNLDKELRFLSNKDVIYGANVDEDTLSTGTNKYVDMLKEHALNVDADVIVLCAKIEEELVGLSDEEANEFLTELGVKESGLEQIIQKAFDKLGLQSYFTAGKVEVRAWTIKKNTKAPQAAAVIHNDFEKGFIKAEVISYEDFIKYGGETKCKDAGKLRLEGKDYIVQNGDVMHFRFNV from the coding sequence ATGGGATTAGGAGTAGGAATAGTAGGACTTCCAAATGTAGGGAAAAGTACAACTTTTAATGCTTTAACAAAAGCACAAAATGCACAGGCGGAAAATTACCCATTTTGTACTATTGAACCAAATAAAGCAATAGTTCCAGTTCCAGATGTAAGACTTGATGAATTAGCAAAAATTGTTAATCCAGACAAAATTCAACACTCAACAATTGATTTTGTTGATATTGCTGGACTTGTTAGAGGAGCTAGTAAAGGTGAAGGTTTAGGAAACCAATTTTTATCAAATATTAGAGAAGTAGAAGTTATTTTACACATGGTAAGATGTTTTGAAGATGGAAATATTACACATGTTGAAGGAGATGTAAATCCTTTAAGAGATATTGAGATTATTGAAACAGAGCTTATTTATGCAGATATTTCTCAACTAGAGAAAAAGATAGAAAGACTTAAAAAACAAGCAAAAGGAAGTAAAGAAGCAGCATCACAACTTGTAATCGCTGAAGAGTTATATTCTCATATAGGAGAATTACAACCTGTTAAAACATTTGAAAAGTTAGAAGATGAAGCCTTTGTTAATTTAGATAAAGAGCTTAGATTTTTATCAAATAAAGATGTAATCTATGGGGCAAATGTAGATGAAGATACACTTAGCACAGGTACAAATAAATATGTAGATATGCTAAAAGAACACGCTTTAAATGTAGATGCAGATGTTATAGTTCTTTGTGCAAAAATAGAAGAAGAGTTAGTTGGGCTTTCAGATGAAGAAGCAAATGAGTTTTTAACTGAATTGGGAGTTAAAGAGTCTGGTTTAGAGCAAATTATTCAAAAAGCATTTGATAAACTTGGTCTTCAAAGTTATTTTACAGCTGGAAAAGTGGAAGTTAGAGCTTGGACAATCAAGAAAAATACAAAAGCACCACAAGCAGCCGCTGTTATTCACAATGATTTTGAAAAAGGATTTATTAAAGCAGAAGTTATATCATATGAAGATTTTATCAAATATGGTGGAGAAACAAAATGTAAAGATGCTGGTAAATTAAGATTAGAAGGAAAAGACTATATAGTGCAAAATGGAGATGTTATGCATTTTAGATTTAATGTGTAA
- a CDS encoding HDOD domain-containing protein — MNLHEILKKIENLSPLPETIVEIEKYKRKDEKEIDELNEIINKDALLVTTILKIANSAMFGFRSKVETPKRAISLLGINFVISVAISTASQRIIISSLSAYGLSNDDFKNSSSLSLALTSLWLNKLDPELKDSLLLATLLQDIGKFIISDVLISNDKAKDFLKKLEDRSITIEEIEKDFFGFSSSYITAQIFKHWNLSSNLINSIEFIDNPKIAPEDYKKKSMILDVIKTATDIRNPLSQGSINKAIDKAKEYNLNYKSLEEAIKKLKNRIEK, encoded by the coding sequence TTGAATTTACATGAAATATTAAAAAAAATTGAAAATCTATCACCATTACCTGAAACTATTGTAGAAATAGAAAAATATAAAAGAAAAGATGAAAAAGAGATTGATGAATTAAATGAGATTATCAATAAAGATGCTCTTTTAGTTACAACTATTTTGAAAATAGCAAATTCAGCTATGTTTGGATTTAGAAGTAAAGTTGAAACACCTAAAAGAGCAATTAGCCTTTTAGGAATAAACTTTGTAATATCAGTTGCTATATCAACAGCTAGTCAAAGAATAATAATTTCCAGTTTAAGTGCTTATGGACTTTCAAATGATGATTTTAAAAACTCTTCAAGTTTATCACTTGCTCTTACAAGTTTATGGTTAAATAAACTTGATCCAGAATTAAAAGATAGTTTACTTTTAGCAACTTTACTTCAAGATATTGGGAAATTTATAATTAGTGATGTTCTAATTTCAAATGATAAAGCAAAAGATTTTTTAAAAAAGCTAGAAGATAGATCAATAACAATAGAAGAGATTGAAAAAGATTTTTTTGGTTTTTCTAGCTCTTATATAACTGCACAAATATTTAAACATTGGAATTTGAGTTCAAATTTAATAAATAGTATAGAGTTTATTGATAACCCAAAAATTGCACCAGAAGATTATAAAAAGAAATCTATGATTTTGGATGTTATAAAAACAGCAACAGATATAAGAAATCCATTGAGTCAAGGATCAATAAATAAAGCAATAGATAAAGCAAAAGAGTATAATTTAAATTATAAAAGTTTAGAAGAAGCTATAAAGAAATTAAAAAATAGAATAGAAAAATAG
- the recO gene encoding recombination protein RecO — translation MQGYIIDVKPVKDDDLIVTILCENELISSYRFYGARHSNINIGYKIDFELENTKANIPRLKDVMQLGFPWILNSQKMYAWQRFLKLFYSHLKDIEELDSFYFTNLEELVRKIDKQNVLRAIIESYLNILDFEGRLHIDFECLICEITIDFNLSLVRGFIPVHNSCIRAKRFDINKIKELFINKSAISLEDNEIEKLWDIILLGL, via the coding sequence ATGCAAGGTTATATAATTGATGTAAAGCCTGTAAAAGATGATGATTTAATTGTCACAATTTTATGTGAAAATGAGCTTATTAGTTCTTATAGGTTTTATGGAGCTAGGCACTCAAATATAAATATTGGTTATAAAATTGATTTTGAATTAGAAAATACAAAAGCAAATATTCCAAGATTAAAAGATGTTATGCAATTAGGTTTTCCTTGGATATTAAATAGCCAGAAAATGTATGCTTGGCAAAGGTTTCTAAAACTCTTCTATTCTCATTTAAAAGATATAGAAGAGTTAGATTCATTTTATTTTACTAATCTTGAAGAACTTGTAAGAAAAATTGATAAACAAAATGTTTTAAGAGCAATAATTGAATCTTATTTAAATATTTTAGATTTTGAAGGAAGATTACATATTGATTTTGAGTGTTTAATTTGTGAGATTACTATTGATTTTAATTTATCATTAGTTAGAGGTTTTATTCCTGTTCATAACTCTTGTATAAGAGCAAAAAGATTTGATATTAATAAGATAAAAGAACTTTTTATTAATAAATCAGCAATATCACTTGAAGATAATGAGATAGAAAAACTTTGGGATATTATTTTGCTTGGACTTTAA
- the ppnP gene encoding pyrimidine/purine nucleoside phosphorylase has product MDYFQGVSIAKAANILYDGNITSRSITFQDGSKKTLGIMLEGEYELNTVNKEIIDIQRGTLELLLPASEWKTFEGPASFEVPENTKFRLKVHSLVDYCCSFIKN; this is encoded by the coding sequence ATGGACTATTTTCAAGGTGTTTCAATAGCAAAAGCAGCAAATATTTTATATGATGGGAACATCACTAGTAGATCAATTACATTCCAAGATGGTTCTAAAAAGACTTTAGGAATTATGTTAGAAGGTGAATATGAATTAAATACAGTAAATAAAGAAATAATTGATATTCAAAGAGGAACTTTAGAGTTACTTTTACCAGCTTCAGAGTGGAAAACTTTTGAAGGACCAGCTTCTTTTGAAGTTCCAGAAAATACAAAATTTAGATTAAAAGTACACTCATTAGTTGATTATTGTTGTTCTTTTATAAAAAACTAA
- a CDS encoding thiamine-phosphate kinase: MNKEDFFIKQIQNSKYNGDDGAFIDGYVYSMDAFFEDVHFKKEWIKEGNISLKQIAYKSMLVNISDAIAMNAKPKYALITIAIPKTYTQYELKELANGFKKAAHDFGFEIIGGDTIENHKLDISITIISKTENPIYRKDVKIGDFICYTGKLGDSKKGLEALLKGQKIKKNSKFIKPKLKADFFYEASKFINSSMDISDGLFLDLEKLSKASKIGFDFFKEIKEEVGTSGEEYEILFSVSQKNLKKIEDIAKKYKVKLNYFAKAVKGSYKSSFPNHHFKN; this comes from the coding sequence ATGAATAAAGAAGATTTTTTTATAAAACAGATACAAAATAGTAAATATAATGGCGATGATGGAGCTTTTATTGATGGATATGTTTATTCAATGGATGCTTTTTTTGAAGATGTACATTTTAAAAAAGAGTGGATAAAAGAAGGAAATATATCTTTAAAACAAATAGCTTATAAATCAATGCTTGTAAATATTTCTGATGCAATTGCTATGAATGCAAAACCCAAATATGCACTTATAACTATTGCAATTCCTAAAACCTATACTCAATATGAATTAAAAGAATTAGCAAATGGATTTAAAAAAGCAGCTCATGATTTCGGATTTGAGATAATAGGTGGAGATACTATTGAAAATCATAAATTAGATATTAGTATTACAATTATCTCAAAAACAGAAAATCCTATATATAGGAAAGATGTAAAAATAGGGGATTTTATTTGTTATACTGGAAAGTTAGGAGATAGTAAAAAAGGATTAGAAGCTTTACTAAAAGGGCAAAAGATTAAGAAAAATTCAAAATTTATAAAACCAAAACTAAAAGCAGATTTTTTTTATGAAGCATCAAAATTTATAAATTCAAGTATGGATATAAGTGATGGACTTTTTTTAGATTTAGAAAAACTATCAAAAGCTTCAAAAATTGGTTTTGATTTTTTTAAAGAGATAAAAGAAGAAGTTGGAACTTCAGGAGAAGAGTATGAGATATTATTTTCTGTTTCTCAAAAAAATTTAAAGAAAATAGAAGATATTGCAAAAAAATATAAAGTAAAACTAAATTATTTTGCAAAAGCAGTAAAAGGAAGCTATAAAAGTAGCTTTCCTAATCACCATTTTAAAAATTAA
- the truD gene encoding tRNA pseudouridine(13) synthase TruD, which produces MQIQRYLNHSNIDVYFKQSKDDFVVHEVPLYEFSKEGEHLILKLRKKDLATWDAIEILANFLKCSPREFGYAGLKDKNAMTVQHISIHRKYEEALKEFSHENIKILETTYHNNKIKIGHLKGNNFFIRLKRVGLVEKQKIEEALGKIATFGMPNYFGFQRFGIDGENYKKGKAIVEGDLKERNRNLKQMFINAYQSYLFNSWLSKRIEISKLIDSFDAKEIYEKLNLPLEEVKRAKKQPHPFKIFTGDLLSHYPFGRIFIIDDLEIESQKFFDKDRVPTGLLSGKRVKKSEAFAQNIEKEFDVEMSEDGARRFAFIFPENIESNYKEDKNHMELNFYLPKGSYATELIAEILH; this is translated from the coding sequence TTGCAAATTCAAAGGTATTTAAATCATTCAAATATTGATGTCTATTTTAAACAGAGTAAAGATGATTTTGTTGTTCATGAAGTACCACTTTATGAATTTAGTAAAGAAGGAGAACATCTTATTTTAAAGCTAAGAAAAAAAGACTTAGCAACTTGGGATGCAATAGAGATTTTGGCAAATTTTTTAAAATGTAGTCCAAGAGAGTTTGGATATGCTGGATTAAAAGATAAAAATGCAATGACAGTTCAACATATTTCAATACATAGAAAATATGAAGAAGCTTTAAAAGAGTTTAGTCATGAAAATATAAAAATTCTTGAGACAACATATCATAACAATAAGATAAAAATAGGGCATTTAAAAGGAAATAATTTTTTTATTAGATTAAAAAGAGTTGGTCTTGTAGAAAAACAGAAAATAGAAGAAGCTTTAGGAAAAATTGCTACTTTTGGAATGCCAAATTATTTTGGTTTTCAAAGATTTGGAATTGATGGTGAAAATTATAAAAAAGGTAAAGCGATAGTTGAAGGAGATTTAAAAGAGAGAAATAGAAATTTAAAACAGATGTTTATAAATGCTTATCAAAGTTATCTTTTTAACTCTTGGCTTTCAAAAAGAATAGAGATTTCAAAACTTATTGACTCTTTTGATGCAAAAGAAATTTATGAAAAATTAAATTTACCACTAGAAGAAGTAAAAAGAGCAAAAAAACAGCCACATCCTTTTAAAATTTTTACAGGAGATTTATTAAGTCATTATCCATTTGGAAGAATTTTTATTATTGATGATTTAGAGATAGAGAGTCAAAAGTTTTTTGATAAAGATAGAGTTCCAACAGGTCTTTTATCTGGAAAGAGAGTTAAAAAAAGTGAAGCTTTTGCACAAAATATTGAAAAAGAATTTGATGTAGAAATGAGTGAAGATGGAGCAAGAAGGTTTGCATTTATTTTTCCTGAAAATATTGAAAGTAATTATAAAGAAGACAAAAATCATATGGAACTTAATTTTTATCTTCCAAAAGGTTCATACGCAACAGAACTTATAGCAGAGATTTTACACTAG
- a CDS encoding methyl-accepting chemotaxis protein yields the protein MLKFITKKVSNKIIFALFVLMFISSSFIVYSTTTKVTEDSIANARDNLSMLNASIFQTLRNTMNTGDRDLIAKAEEDARDIKGVKQLTVAKSKELIELYGLDTPFTKDPQILDSFATKENQIIQKNDENGHTIRMIKPMIATNECMACHPNQSVGDVIGVMDLTFSLDETDKKIKSLLKEISLSSTILGLFTIILIFFIVRKATSPIEDLKSGFDDLLHSNDTNITLKVKTEDEIGEVAHLFNSYMEKVREGLAQDEKVIEEANDVIEKTANGFFVYRVNNTAANPHVEDLKNKLNQMIERTKETLDKINEALRYYAESKYDFILKDQNIYGNLASLTNGINLVGNNTSELLAIVMNTGNSLKDSTQTLSETSLNLKNSSSEQAASLEETAAALDEITATIQANTQSTIEMSKLTHDLNNSAKKGQTLAEETAKSMDAINSQVNSINEAIEVIDQIAFQTNILSLNAAVEAATAGEAGKGFAVVAQEVRNLAARSAEAAREIKDIVERASIKANEGKNIANNMIEGYSELNNNISNTLVTIENVAAASKEQETGILQINDVIGTLDLSTQKNAQVADQISVMASSIAATSSYLVTAASRTTFIEDSLNKVSNVDLVYDTALLKTDIIKKKDAVYSKLGNYKKFKVDESSTILEWLNKNEVSSTINDHELINDIRKIDSDLNKNLQNLVDSNANKDKAEQLNIKANIVEKTTLEFFKKIDEIKS from the coding sequence ATGCTTAAATTTATTACAAAAAAAGTTAGCAATAAAATCATTTTTGCTCTGTTTGTTCTTATGTTTATAAGTAGTTCTTTCATTGTCTATTCAACAACAACGAAAGTTACTGAAGATTCAATAGCAAATGCTAGAGATAATTTATCAATGTTAAATGCATCCATATTTCAAACTTTAAGAAATACAATGAATACAGGAGATAGAGATCTAATAGCAAAAGCAGAAGAAGATGCTAGAGATATAAAAGGAGTTAAGCAGTTAACTGTTGCGAAAAGTAAAGAACTTATTGAACTTTATGGTTTAGACACTCCTTTTACAAAAGATCCACAGATTTTAGATAGCTTTGCTACAAAAGAGAATCAAATTATTCAGAAAAATGATGAAAATGGGCATACAATTAGAATGATTAAGCCAATGATAGCAACAAATGAGTGTATGGCTTGTCACCCAAATCAATCAGTTGGAGATGTTATTGGTGTAATGGATTTAACTTTCTCTTTAGATGAAACTGATAAAAAAATAAAATCTCTTTTAAAAGAAATTTCTCTATCTTCAACAATTTTAGGATTATTTACTATTATTTTAATATTCTTCATTGTTAGAAAAGCTACAAGTCCAATAGAAGACCTTAAGTCAGGTTTTGATGATTTACTTCACTCAAATGATACAAATATCACTTTAAAAGTAAAAACAGAAGATGAAATAGGAGAAGTTGCTCATCTATTCAATTCTTATATGGAAAAAGTAAGAGAAGGTTTAGCTCAAGACGAAAAAGTTATTGAAGAAGCAAATGATGTAATAGAAAAAACAGCAAATGGTTTCTTCGTATATAGAGTAAATAATACAGCTGCAAATCCACATGTTGAAGATTTAAAAAATAAATTAAACCAAATGATTGAAAGAACAAAAGAGACTCTTGATAAAATCAATGAAGCATTAAGATACTATGCTGAATCAAAATATGACTTTATTTTAAAAGACCAAAATATATATGGAAATTTAGCTTCTCTTACAAATGGAATAAATCTTGTAGGGAACAATACTTCTGAGCTTCTTGCTATTGTTATGAATACAGGTAATTCATTAAAAGATAGTACACAAACTCTTTCGGAAACTTCTTTAAATTTGAAAAATTCTTCTAGTGAACAAGCTGCATCTTTAGAAGAAACAGCTGCTGCTTTAGATGAAATCACTGCAACAATTCAAGCTAATACTCAATCAACGATTGAGATGTCAAAACTTACTCATGATTTAAATAATTCTGCAAAAAAAGGTCAAACTTTAGCAGAAGAAACAGCAAAATCTATGGATGCAATTAATTCTCAAGTAAACTCTATAAATGAAGCAATTGAAGTTATTGACCAAATTGCATTCCAAACAAATATTTTAAGTTTAAACGCAGCTGTTGAAGCTGCAACTGCTGGAGAAGCTGGAAAAGGATTTGCAGTTGTAGCTCAAGAAGTAAGAAATCTTGCTGCAAGAAGTGCAGAAGCAGCTAGAGAGATTAAAGATATTGTTGAAAGAGCAAGTATTAAAGCGAATGAAGGTAAGAATATTGCTAATAATATGATTGAGGGTTATTCAGAATTAAATAATAATATATCAAACACTCTTGTTACAATAGAAAATGTAGCTGCTGCTTCAAAAGAGCAAGAAACTGGAATATTACAAATAAATGATGTAATTGGGACTTTAGATCTATCTACACAAAAAAATGCTCAAGTAGCTGATCAAATATCTGTTATGGCATCTTCTATTGCTGCTACATCAAGTTATCTTGTAACTGCTGCTTCAAGAACTACTTTCATAGAAGATAGTTTAAATAAAGTGAGCAATGTCGATTTAGTATATGATACAGCATTATTAAAAACTGATATTATTAAGAAAAAAGATGCTGTTTATTCAAAACTTGGTAATTATAAAAAATTTAAAGTTGATGAATCTAGTACAATTTTAGAATGGTTAAATAAGAATGAAGTTTCTTCTACGATTAATGATCATGAGTTAATAAATGATATTAGAAAAATTGATTCTGATTTAAATAAGAACTTACAAAATTTAGTTGATTCAAATGCAAATAAAGATAAAGCTGAACAACTAAATATAAAAGCAAATATTGTAGAGAAAACTACTTTAGAATTCTTTAAAAAGATTGATGAAATTAAATCTTAA
- the ruvA gene encoding Holliday junction branch migration protein RuvA, translating into MIVGLIGKIIKKEPTVVHLNVNGVVYEVFVSLNCSSKITKDEVSFEISEIIREDAHNLYGFIDSNEKKLFETVIKINGIGPKVGLAICSTFTPSSFAQIISSNDVDMLKRVPGIGPKGASRILVELSGFIIDVENDNEVSNINLEASLALESLGFKKEIVSKILKTCTSTSTSELVREALKKLQK; encoded by the coding sequence TTGATAGTAGGACTAATAGGAAAAATTATAAAAAAAGAGCCAACAGTTGTACATTTAAATGTAAACGGAGTTGTATATGAAGTTTTTGTATCTTTAAATTGTAGTTCAAAAATAACAAAAGATGAAGTAAGTTTTGAAATAAGTGAAATTATAAGAGAAGATGCTCATAATTTATATGGTTTTATTGATAGTAATGAAAAAAAGCTATTTGAAACTGTAATAAAAATAAATGGAATTGGACCAAAAGTTGGACTTGCTATTTGTTCAACATTTACACCAAGTTCTTTTGCACAAATTATAAGCTCAAATGATGTTGATATGTTAAAAAGAGTTCCTGGCATTGGACCAAAAGGAGCTAGTAGAATACTTGTTGAACTTAGTGGGTTTATAATAGATGTAGAAAATGATAATGAAGTTTCTAATATAAATCTAGAAGCTTCTTTAGCTCTTGAAAGTTTAGGTTTCAAAAAAGAGATAGTTTCAAAAATATTAAAAACTTGTACAAGTACGAGTACTAGTGAGCTTGTAAGAGAAGCTTTAAAAAAATTACAAAAATAG
- a CDS encoding D-alanine--D-alanine ligase codes for MKVAVVFGGISFEHEISIVSSIAMKDVLKNELIYIFIDKNRELYEIPSSKINSKLFSSGEYSKFDRVYFKKDGFYKITGLFKKEQNIDFDVVLNLSHGGDGEDGILASMFDFYNISFVGPRTEACVVSSNKFITKGYAQSVEVKTLPYKYFTKNDKIEINEFPAIIKPVKLGSSIGVAIVKTKEELSYALDVAFEFDDAIIVEPFISGVKEYNLAGTKIAGEFVFSIIEEPQKADFLDFDKKYLDFSRTSKAQEVDLGEKLNKEIKNSFKNLYNTLFEGSLIRCDFFVVDNEVYLNEINSIPGSMANYLFEDFQTTFEKIVKNLPKKKFIPINYDYVNKIQVAKGK; via the coding sequence ATGAAAGTAGCAGTTGTTTTTGGTGGAATAAGTTTTGAGCATGAGATTTCAATAGTTAGTTCAATTGCTATGAAAGATGTTTTGAAAAATGAGTTAATATATATATTTATTGATAAAAATAGAGAACTTTATGAAATACCAAGTTCAAAAATAAATTCAAAACTATTTTCAAGTGGAGAATATAGTAAGTTTGATAGAGTTTATTTTAAAAAAGATGGATTTTATAAAATAACAGGATTATTCAAAAAAGAGCAAAATATCGATTTTGATGTTGTTTTAAACCTTTCTCATGGTGGAGATGGAGAAGATGGTATTTTAGCTTCAATGTTTGATTTTTATAATATTTCATTTGTTGGTCCTAGAACTGAAGCTTGTGTTGTTAGTTCAAATAAATTTATAACAAAAGGTTATGCACAAAGTGTAGAGGTAAAAACTCTTCCATATAAATATTTTACTAAAAATGACAAAATAGAAATTAATGAATTCCCAGCAATTATAAAACCAGTAAAATTGGGAAGCTCAATTGGGGTTGCAATTGTTAAAACAAAAGAAGAGTTATCTTATGCACTTGATGTTGCTTTTGAATTTGATGATGCTATTATTGTTGAACCATTTATAAGTGGAGTTAAAGAGTACAATTTAGCTGGTACAAAAATAGCTGGAGAGTTTGTATTTTCTATCATTGAAGAACCACAAAAAGCTGATTTTTTAGATTTTGATAAAAAGTATTTAGATTTTTCAAGAACTTCAAAAGCACAAGAGGTAGATTTAGGAGAGAAGCTAAATAAAGAGATAAAAAATAGTTTTAAAAATCTTTATAATACACTTTTTGAAGGTTCATTAATAAGATGTGATTTTTTTGTAGTAGATAATGAAGTTTATTTAAATGAAATTAATTCAATTCCTGGTTCTATGGCAAATTATCTTTTTGAAGATTTTCAAACAACTTTTGAAAAAATAGTAAAGAATTTACCAAAAAAGAAATTTATTCCAATAAATTATGATTATGTAAATAAAATACAAGTTGCAAAAGGAAAATAG
- a CDS encoding alpha/beta fold hydrolase yields MALKSINVDGKIFDIIYDIKNSEAKRDIVFLHGWGSNKEIMKQGFDKFLKDYRHIYIDMPGFGKSENIYELTTFDYSNIIKEFLKELNSDLYAVAGHSFGGKVATLINPQNLILFSSAGILEKKPCKVRFKIFLAKTLNSLGLGFVSKIFRSKDVSKMSENMYKTFKNVVDEDFTQEFEKIKNKTLIFWGMEDKATSMKSGEKISEIIDSSILYKLSGDHYFFLKHSKQIAGIIEDELF; encoded by the coding sequence TTGGCACTAAAAAGTATAAATGTAGATGGAAAAATATTTGATATTATTTATGATATAAAAAATAGTGAAGCAAAAAGAGATATAGTTTTTTTGCATGGTTGGGGTTCAAACAAAGAGATTATGAAACAAGGCTTTGATAAGTTTTTAAAAGATTATAGACATATATATATAGATATGCCAGGTTTTGGTAAAAGTGAAAATATTTATGAACTTACAACATTTGATTATTCAAATATAATAAAAGAGTTTTTAAAAGAGCTGAATTCAGATTTATACGCAGTTGCTGGGCACTCTTTTGGTGGAAAAGTTGCAACTTTGATAAATCCACAAAATCTAATTTTATTTAGTAGTGCAGGTATTTTAGAAAAAAAACCTTGTAAAGTTAGATTTAAGATTTTTCTAGCAAAAACTTTAAATAGCTTAGGTTTAGGATTTGTTTCAAAGATTTTTAGAAGTAAAGATGTATCAAAAATGAGTGAAAATATGTATAAAACTTTTAAAAATGTTGTAGATGAAGATTTTACTCAAGAGTTTGAAAAAATAAAAAACAAAACATTGATTTTTTGGGGGATGGAAGATAAAGCAACATCAATGAAAAGTGGAGAAAAAATATCAGAGATAATTGATAGTTCTATTTTATATAAATTAAGTGGAGATCACTATTTTTTCCTAAAACATTCAAAACAAATTGCTGGAATAATTGAAGATGAACTATTTTAA
- a CDS encoding Mur ligase family protein, whose product MNYFNFTINFLTILALSWYVILNLQWYNYKLKRVILNHHKRSWHILYFVLPLVLWINLEEKYFSIALIVYVFALFLWNKKLDKTLVYTKRVNRFFIIITFLLIFTYFTDNKYYSFASLIITLIVSNITEKLLFFKYKKDARKKLDSIKDLKIVAITASFGKTSIKNFLYHILKNSFNTYKTPRSVNTIAGLVLDVNKDLPKNTDIYIAEAGARVKGDIKTIANFLDPQYVIIGSVGEQHIEYFKSLENIKNTKKELLLSKRVKKAFVHKSTDLEDRNFIEVFPKELKILKSDLDGLHFSFLINKKEEDFFAPILGSFNAINLSAVILLALEFGLSLEEIRKTLKTLPQVEHRLQKIEAGGKLIIDDSFNGNYEGMMEAFNISKNHKGRRVVITPGLVESNDESNIKIAKKIDEVFDFVIITGELNLEILEKNINKDKVFVLKDKSKMQDILASSTKSGDLILFANDAPNFI is encoded by the coding sequence ATGAACTATTTTAATTTTACTATAAATTTTTTAACAATACTTGCATTATCTTGGTATGTAATTTTAAATCTGCAATGGTATAACTATAAATTAAAAAGAGTTATTTTAAATCATCATAAAAGATCATGGCATATTTTATACTTTGTTTTGCCACTTGTTTTGTGGATAAATCTTGAAGAAAAATATTTCTCAATAGCCTTAATAGTTTATGTTTTTGCACTTTTTTTATGGAATAAAAAGTTAGATAAAACTTTGGTTTATACAAAAAGAGTAAATAGATTTTTTATAATAATAACTTTTTTGCTTATTTTTACATATTTTACAGATAACAAATATTATTCTTTTGCATCTTTGATTATTACTTTGATAGTTTCAAATATTACAGAAAAGCTACTGTTTTTTAAATATAAAAAAGATGCTAGAAAAAAACTTGATAGTATAAAAGATTTAAAGATAGTTGCTATTACAGCCTCTTTTGGAAAAACATCTATAAAAAACTTTTTATATCATATCTTAAAAAATAGTTTTAATACATATAAAACTCCAAGAAGTGTAAATACAATAGCTGGTTTAGTTTTAGATGTAAATAAAGATTTACCTAAAAATACAGATATTTATATAGCAGAAGCAGGAGCTAGAGTAAAAGGTGATATAAAAACTATTGCAAACTTTTTAGATCCACAATATGTAATAATAGGAAGTGTTGGTGAACAGCATATCGAGTATTTTAAAAGTTTAGAAAATATAAAAAATACTAAAAAAGAGTTACTTCTATCAAAAAGAGTAAAAAAAGCTTTTGTTCATAAAAGTACAGATTTAGAAGATAGAAATTTTATTGAAGTTTTTCCAAAAGAACTTAAAATATTAAAAAGTGATTTAGATGGTTTACATTTTTCTTTTTTAATTAATAAAAAAGAAGAAGATTTTTTTGCACCAATACTTGGAAGTTTTAATGCTATAAATTTATCTGCTGTTATTTTACTTGCTTTAGAATTTGGTTTAAGTCTTGAAGAGATTAGAAAAACTTTAAAAACTTTACCACAAGTTGAACATAGATTACAAAAAATAGAAGCTGGTGGAAAATTAATTATTGATGATTCATTTAATGGGAATTACGAAGGTATGATGGAAGCTTTTAATATATCTAAGAATCATAAGGGAAGAAGAGTTGTTATAACTCCTGGACTTGTAGAATCAAATGATGAATCAAATATAAAAATAGCAAAGAAGATTGATGAAGTTTTTGATTTTGTGATAATCACAGGTGAATTAAATCTTGAAATATTAGAAAAAAATATTAATAAAGATAAAGTTTTTGTTTTAAAAGACAAATCAAAAATGCAAGATATTTTGGCAAGTAGTACAAAAAGTGGAGATTTAATACTTTTTGCAAACGATGCACCAAACTTTATATAA